In one Deltaproteobacteria bacterium genomic region, the following are encoded:
- a CDS encoding GNAT family N-acetyltransferase, which translates to MAVSREFAGRKLGAGIIEWAKEFAQERDFALLRLECDKSNPYLPGFYRDCGFDYIGEIFHSPWQMTFSLFEMKLRAATSS; encoded by the coding sequence GTGGCTGTTTCTCGAGAATTTGCGGGCCGTAAATTGGGTGCTGGTATTATTGAGTGGGCCAAAGAATTCGCTCAAGAACGAGATTTCGCTCTCCTTCGATTGGAGTGCGATAAATCAAATCCCTACCTGCCTGGTTTTTATCGTGACTGTGGTTTCGACTATATTGGAGAGATCTTTCATTCTCCGTGGCAAATGACCTTCTCGTTGTTTGAAATGAAATTGAGGGCAGCCACCAGTTCTTGA